From Stigmatella erecta, one genomic window encodes:
- a CDS encoding DUF4175 family protein, which translates to MDALLAGVRAHQRRQLWLEGALLGTGILLVLALTGGFLALVWPLLGRWVLLLTLPVAGAAACAWSLGFARKMVGDDVRTARLVGQRRPELSLDVLASVELRRGEGAQHHSAELADAFLSQMDVRTRRVSPASVVDATRVKRAGQGLGALVLAVGLVLALAGGRWRAGAVKAWEAGRDVEASAQLEPITGDIELTYRYPAYTGLAPRTVAGTNGEVSAPSGTEVLLKTRSDREVERAEMSINGETLPLTVTGNRELTGSFVAKKTGTYHFIFYGSRTKPLAVGPGIALTVEADAAPQVALLTPATELEVDPDQEVSLKYTASDDYGLGELALVYRMPGSAQEQRIPLKREDGRRTQGLHAWKVHTLNAKPGDRITYYIEAKDNDAVEGPKRGVSRTLALRIYSAAEHRRAALEKIEAMWGRLVDHLAERLESPDRAKDKQLERIAAGQAVDASGQQLVSDMRALAQELSRERDVPVELVSALNNVSDGMVRRLTTTQDLRRIYLRTQKMRGEDWGTGARLTGAVNEEITETEKNILYLESLLDRQKLEALRELAEELNSQRRDLTQLLEEYKKSPSDEARQQVMQQIQQMRERIQELVRRMAELRKSIRDEHLNAEALEEMMKDQDVSSALDDVERLMREGKVDEAMAKLQELSMQMDQMMESLNEAQQEFGGEQYPELTEKFGKFMEDLQQTVQEQQQVSEATKALRDKARQQNRERISERGKAMKDDLMRQVEQVQKSYSELGSERLDSRSAAPMAEAQSQLENLKNALKQDDFDLASEAAQRAEEMAQQLAALGERQRQLDEMFGNPPDAREQSAQMAQRLQRDANRVQDVNQQLQSLFPQPGSQMSAQDRQQLQQLGQQQQALEQRAQGLRQQMEEMEQTAPLFGKEAGEQMEGIGQRMGEAAQRMQGQDPGRGYGEQQAALDGLRRFQKQMRESQQGGGKGGLPLPMGAGGRGREGNGQDPRDKVELPDEDAFQAPKEFRKDLLDAMKQGAPERYREQVKRYYEELVK; encoded by the coding sequence GTGGACGCCCTGCTGGCCGGGGTCCGTGCGCACCAGCGCCGCCAGCTCTGGCTCGAAGGGGCCCTGCTGGGAACGGGCATCCTGCTGGTGCTGGCCCTTACGGGCGGATTTCTCGCCCTCGTGTGGCCGCTGCTCGGCCGGTGGGTGCTGCTGCTGACCCTGCCCGTGGCCGGGGCGGCCGCGTGCGCCTGGAGCCTGGGGTTCGCCCGGAAGATGGTGGGCGACGATGTCCGGACCGCCCGCCTGGTGGGGCAGCGGCGGCCGGAGCTGTCCCTGGACGTGCTCGCCTCCGTGGAGCTGCGCCGGGGGGAGGGCGCGCAGCACCACTCCGCGGAGCTGGCGGACGCGTTCCTCTCGCAGATGGATGTCCGGACGCGCCGGGTCAGCCCCGCCAGCGTCGTGGACGCAACCCGGGTGAAGCGCGCGGGCCAGGGGCTGGGGGCCCTGGTCCTGGCGGTGGGCTTGGTTCTGGCGCTCGCGGGAGGCCGCTGGCGCGCGGGCGCGGTGAAGGCGTGGGAGGCGGGCCGGGACGTCGAGGCCTCCGCCCAGCTGGAGCCCATCACCGGCGACATCGAGCTGACGTACCGCTACCCGGCTTACACGGGGCTGGCGCCGCGCACCGTGGCCGGGACCAACGGCGAGGTGAGCGCCCCGTCCGGCACCGAGGTGCTGCTCAAGACGCGCTCGGACCGGGAGGTGGAGCGCGCGGAGATGAGCATCAACGGGGAGACCCTGCCGCTCACCGTCACGGGCAACCGGGAGCTGACGGGCTCCTTCGTGGCGAAGAAGACCGGCACCTACCACTTCATTTTCTACGGCTCGCGCACCAAGCCCCTGGCCGTCGGGCCCGGCATCGCCCTCACCGTCGAGGCGGACGCGGCCCCCCAGGTGGCGCTGCTCACCCCGGCCACGGAGCTGGAGGTGGACCCGGACCAGGAGGTCTCCCTCAAGTACACCGCCTCGGATGACTACGGGCTCGGAGAGCTGGCGCTCGTCTACCGCATGCCCGGCTCCGCGCAGGAGCAGCGCATCCCGCTCAAGCGCGAGGACGGCCGCCGCACCCAGGGGCTCCATGCGTGGAAGGTCCACACGCTCAACGCGAAGCCCGGCGACCGCATCACCTATTACATCGAGGCGAAGGACAACGACGCGGTGGAGGGCCCCAAGCGCGGGGTCAGCCGCACGCTGGCGCTGCGCATCTACAGCGCCGCCGAGCACCGCCGCGCCGCCCTGGAGAAGATCGAAGCGATGTGGGGCCGGCTGGTGGACCACCTCGCCGAGCGGCTGGAGAGCCCGGACCGCGCGAAGGACAAGCAGCTGGAGCGCATCGCGGCGGGCCAGGCGGTGGATGCCAGCGGCCAGCAGCTCGTCTCGGACATGCGCGCCCTGGCCCAGGAGCTGTCGCGCGAGCGCGACGTCCCGGTGGAGCTCGTCTCGGCGCTGAACAACGTCTCGGACGGCATGGTCCGCAGGCTCACCACCACGCAGGACCTGCGCCGCATCTACCTGCGCACCCAGAAGATGCGCGGCGAGGACTGGGGCACGGGGGCGCGGCTGACCGGGGCGGTGAACGAGGAAATCACCGAGACGGAGAAGAACATCCTCTATCTGGAGTCGCTGCTGGACCGGCAGAAGCTGGAGGCGCTGCGCGAGCTGGCCGAGGAGCTCAACAGCCAGCGCAGGGACCTGACGCAGCTTTTGGAGGAGTACAAGAAGAGCCCCAGCGACGAGGCCCGCCAGCAGGTAATGCAGCAGATCCAGCAGATGCGCGAGCGCATCCAGGAGCTGGTGCGGCGCATGGCCGAGCTGCGCAAGAGCATCCGCGACGAGCACCTCAACGCCGAGGCGCTCGAGGAGATGATGAAGGACCAGGACGTCTCCAGCGCGCTGGACGACGTGGAGCGGCTCATGCGCGAGGGCAAGGTGGACGAGGCCATGGCCAAGCTCCAGGAGCTCTCCATGCAGATGGACCAGATGATGGAGTCGCTCAATGAGGCCCAGCAGGAGTTCGGCGGCGAGCAGTACCCGGAGCTGACGGAGAAGTTCGGCAAGTTCATGGAGGACCTGCAGCAGACGGTGCAGGAGCAGCAGCAGGTCTCCGAGGCCACCAAGGCCCTGCGCGACAAGGCCCGCCAGCAGAACCGCGAGCGCATCTCCGAGCGCGGCAAGGCGATGAAGGACGACCTGATGCGCCAGGTGGAGCAGGTGCAGAAGAGCTACTCGGAGCTGGGCTCGGAGCGGCTCGACAGCCGCTCCGCGGCCCCCATGGCCGAGGCCCAGTCCCAGCTGGAGAACCTGAAGAACGCGCTGAAGCAGGACGACTTCGACCTGGCCTCGGAGGCCGCCCAGCGCGCCGAGGAGATGGCCCAGCAGCTCGCCGCCCTGGGCGAGCGCCAGCGCCAGCTCGACGAGATGTTCGGCAACCCGCCCGACGCGCGCGAGCAGTCCGCCCAGATGGCGCAGCGGCTCCAGCGCGACGCGAACCGCGTGCAGGACGTGAACCAGCAGCTCCAGTCGCTCTTCCCCCAGCCGGGCTCGCAGATGAGCGCCCAGGACCGGCAGCAGCTCCAGCAGCTCGGCCAGCAGCAGCAGGCCCTGGAGCAGCGCGCCCAGGGGCTGCGCCAGCAGATGGAGGAGATGGAGCAGACGGCGCCCCTGTTCGGCAAGGAGGCCGGCGAGCAGATGGAGGGCATTGGCCAGCGCATGGGCGAGGCCGCCCAGCGGATGCAGGGGCAGGACCCGGGCCGGGGCTACGGCGAGCAGCAGGCGGCGCTCGATGGGCTGCGGCGCTTCCAGAAGCAGATGCGCGAGAGCCAGCAGGGCGGCGGCAAGGGCGGCCTGCCCCTGCCCATGGGTGCCGGCGGCCGGGGCCGGGAGGGCAACGGCCAGGATCCGCGCGACAAGGTCGAGCTGCCCGACGAGGACGCCTTCCAGGCCCCCAAGGAGTTCCGCAAGGACCTGCTGGACGCGATGAAGCAAGGGGCCCCCGAGCGGTACCGGGAGCAGGTGAAGCGCTACTACGAGGAGCTGGTGAAGTGA
- a CDS encoding FHA domain-containing protein: MALKFSILASQLLADRQTVLRSVSWPVLVWESPAQRWDFQANACSVTPARARAPQGSLELHVLELRERFPARNELKLGRSLDNDAVLEDLTVSRTHAFFRKEPHTGVWHVVDAGSHNGTFVGGVLIVPGRPTPLFDRSALRFGRVEVSFLQAAAFEQYVHTRLAPPPARLTHVG, encoded by the coding sequence TTGGCGCTCAAGTTCTCCATCTTGGCCTCGCAACTGCTCGCCGATCGGCAAACGGTGCTGCGCTCCGTCTCGTGGCCGGTGCTGGTGTGGGAGTCGCCCGCGCAGCGGTGGGATTTCCAGGCCAACGCGTGCTCCGTCACGCCCGCGCGGGCGCGCGCGCCGCAGGGGTCGCTCGAGCTGCACGTGCTGGAATTGCGCGAGCGCTTTCCGGCGCGCAACGAGCTGAAGCTCGGCCGCAGCCTGGACAATGACGCGGTGCTCGAGGACCTCACCGTCTCTCGCACCCACGCCTTCTTCCGCAAGGAGCCGCACACGGGCGTGTGGCATGTGGTGGATGCCGGCAGCCACAACGGCACCTTCGTGGGCGGCGTGCTCATCGTCCCGGGCCGGCCCACGCCCCTGTTCGACCGCTCCGCGCTGCGCTTCGGGCGCGTGGAGGTGAGCTTCCTCCAGGCCGCCGCCTTCGAGCAGTACGTGCACACGCGCCTGGCGCCGCCGCCGGCGCGCTTGACGCACGTGGGGTGA
- a CDS encoding ComEA family DNA-binding protein: MRRRVWGVVLGLGLLGASGAEARGKARTQYTGVVNLNEATEEELDRLPGVGMKAVQRILAQRVKRRFQRPEELVKVKGFGKKKFQKLKPYLTVTGPSTLTQQKAGAEPPPPKPKG; this comes from the coding sequence GTGCGGCGCAGGGTGTGGGGGGTGGTGCTCGGGCTGGGACTGCTGGGCGCCAGCGGGGCGGAGGCGCGCGGCAAGGCGCGCACCCAGTACACGGGCGTGGTGAACCTCAACGAGGCCACGGAGGAGGAGCTGGACCGGCTGCCCGGCGTGGGGATGAAGGCCGTGCAGCGCATCCTCGCGCAGCGGGTCAAACGCCGCTTCCAGCGGCCCGAGGAGCTGGTGAAGGTGAAGGGCTTCGGCAAGAAGAAGTTCCAGAAGCTCAAGCCGTACCTGACGGTGACGGGCCCCTCGACGCTCACCCAACAGAAGGCCGGCGCCGAGCCCCCGCCCCCGAAGCCGAAGGGGTAA
- a CDS encoding MarR family winged helix-turn-helix transcriptional regulator, with protein MKEQDESGGTESETRAKTQGPPLGEVLEFMRLLWAVDHGLQSTSKRMESNLGVTGPQRLVLRLVGRFPGITAGALAQILHVHPSTLTGVLKRLEKRGLLERKSDPLDGRKALFALTESGRTLDVPSTGTVESAVQRVLSRMSRPHILHTQDMLTALAAELGGIPTGTVSSEPAAQTDTDAG; from the coding sequence ATGAAGGAGCAGGACGAGAGCGGCGGGACGGAATCGGAGACACGGGCCAAAACCCAGGGGCCTCCGTTGGGAGAGGTCCTCGAGTTCATGCGCCTGCTGTGGGCGGTGGATCACGGCCTGCAGTCGACATCCAAGCGGATGGAATCGAACCTGGGCGTCACCGGGCCGCAGCGGCTGGTGCTGCGGCTGGTGGGCCGCTTCCCGGGCATCACCGCCGGCGCGCTGGCGCAGATTCTCCACGTGCACCCCAGCACGCTCACGGGCGTGCTCAAGCGGCTGGAGAAGCGGGGCCTGCTGGAGCGCAAGTCGGATCCGCTCGATGGGCGCAAGGCGCTCTTCGCCCTCACCGAGTCGGGCCGCACGCTGGATGTGCCCTCCACGGGCACGGTGGAGTCGGCCGTGCAGCGCGTGCTGTCGCGCATGTCGCGCCCGCACATCCTCCACACCCAGGACATGCTGACCGCGCTCGCCGCGGAGCTGGGCGGCATCCCCACCGGCACCGTGTCCTCGGAGCCGGCCGCGCAGACGGATACGGACGCCGGCTGA
- a CDS encoding peptidase MA family metallohydrolase: MSRNRDASAREARHRGGPGKGLGATLALLALLLATPPAHADEDLKSEVKSRLTRIEEALDGWDVVGARRELTQLEELVPADIEPLKYFQGRIAFEEGQYTEAVELLQAARVEDKPGSYLRLAKDTQRIFKNHQRTESDHFILFYPKGKEEILVPYALETLEATYRAMVEDLGWTPPGKVRVELVNNARELSKVSTLTYEQIQTTGTIAICKFSKLMLTSPKAVARGYDWQDTLAHEYIHLVVSQMSHNTVPIWLHEGLAKFMESRWRGKAGMAMTPSTLALLGRRVKADTLIPFEKMHPSIAMLPTAEDAATAFAEVYYAIDYVHQTKGTAGLRTLIQELRKGQQDRKAVEAAMGVPFALFEKSWLAHIKKQPFPKELLPRDEVVLKEHDKGQDKEDPKKGKEISFGDFVEVTEVPARKFAHLGELLRERNRMLAASEEYAKAHAIVGDKYESVSNKYALALLHLKRLEEAEQVLRGSLRVHPGSPQTNVHLGRILLFRKDYPKAKAAYQEALSTNPFDPEVHVALTRIHQALGETALEARTRAASAMLLNKQPDQVDSLVQAFLREHGQLSEMDVSGEPAEAPAATPATDGGP, from the coding sequence GTGAGCCGGAACCGGGATGCTTCCGCGCGCGAGGCGCGCCACCGCGGCGGGCCAGGCAAGGGGCTCGGGGCCACCCTGGCCCTGCTGGCCTTGCTCCTGGCCACGCCTCCGGCCCACGCGGACGAGGACCTCAAGAGCGAAGTCAAATCGCGCCTGACGCGCATCGAGGAGGCGCTGGACGGCTGGGACGTGGTGGGCGCGCGCCGCGAGCTGACGCAGCTGGAGGAGCTGGTGCCCGCGGACATCGAGCCGCTGAAGTACTTCCAGGGGCGCATCGCCTTCGAGGAGGGGCAGTACACCGAGGCGGTGGAGCTGCTCCAGGCGGCCCGGGTGGAGGACAAGCCCGGCAGCTACCTGCGGCTGGCCAAGGACACGCAGCGCATCTTCAAGAACCACCAGCGCACCGAGAGCGACCACTTCATCCTCTTCTACCCGAAGGGCAAGGAGGAGATCCTCGTCCCGTACGCGCTGGAGACGCTGGAGGCCACCTACCGGGCCATGGTGGAGGACCTGGGGTGGACGCCGCCCGGCAAGGTGCGCGTGGAGCTGGTGAACAACGCCCGCGAGCTGTCCAAGGTCAGCACCCTCACCTACGAGCAGATTCAAACGACGGGCACCATCGCCATCTGCAAGTTCAGCAAGCTGATGCTCACGAGCCCCAAGGCCGTGGCGCGCGGCTACGACTGGCAGGACACGCTGGCGCACGAGTACATCCACCTGGTGGTCAGCCAGATGAGCCACAACACGGTGCCCATCTGGCTGCACGAGGGGCTGGCCAAGTTCATGGAGTCGCGCTGGCGCGGCAAGGCCGGCATGGCGATGACGCCCTCCACGCTGGCGCTGCTGGGCCGGCGCGTGAAGGCCGACACGCTCATCCCCTTCGAGAAGATGCACCCGTCCATCGCCATGCTGCCCACCGCGGAGGACGCGGCCACGGCGTTCGCCGAGGTCTATTACGCCATCGACTACGTGCACCAGACGAAGGGCACCGCGGGGCTGCGCACCCTCATCCAGGAGCTGCGCAAGGGGCAGCAGGACCGCAAGGCGGTGGAGGCCGCCATGGGGGTGCCCTTTGCCCTGTTCGAGAAGTCCTGGCTGGCGCACATCAAGAAGCAGCCCTTCCCCAAGGAGCTGCTGCCGCGCGATGAGGTGGTGCTCAAGGAGCACGACAAGGGCCAGGACAAGGAGGACCCCAAGAAGGGCAAGGAGATCTCCTTCGGCGACTTCGTCGAGGTGACGGAGGTGCCCGCGCGCAAGTTCGCGCACCTGGGCGAGCTGCTGCGCGAGCGCAACCGGATGCTGGCCGCCTCCGAGGAGTACGCCAAGGCGCACGCCATCGTCGGGGACAAGTACGAGTCGGTGTCCAACAAGTACGCGCTGGCGCTGCTGCACCTCAAGCGGCTGGAGGAGGCCGAGCAGGTGCTGCGCGGCTCGCTGCGGGTCCACCCCGGCTCGCCCCAGACGAACGTGCACCTGGGCCGCATCCTGCTGTTCCGCAAGGACTACCCGAAGGCGAAGGCGGCCTACCAGGAGGCGCTGTCCACCAACCCGTTCGATCCCGAGGTCCACGTGGCGCTCACCCGCATCCACCAGGCCCTGGGCGAGACGGCGCTGGAGGCCCGCACGCGCGCGGCGAGCGCGATGCTCCTCAACAAGCAGCCCGACCAGGTGGACAGCCTCGTCCAGGCCTTCCTGCGCGAGCACGGCCAGCTGTCCGAGATGGACGTCTCCGGAGAGCCCGCGGAAGCCCCCGCCGCCACGCCCGCCACCGACGGCGGGCCCTGA